A segment of the Cohnella algarum genome:
CAGAATCAATCCGTCGAAACGTTCCAACACGCCCGCTCTCACCCGCTTTGCTTTTCGTCTTGCTTCTATCGTCTCACCGGCGGCTTTCGGATGTCAACGATCGGTTGTTTTTGCCGTCGTCGACATTCGTCAATAAACGAAAGCTCGATCTCCTGCATATGCCGGCGTTCTCCGACGTTTCCCGGCGTTTTCCGTCATTCCGCGATCATAACGCGAATGCGCTCCCGTTCGAGCCGTTTGACGAAGGCGGGTTCGGCCGCCGCGTCCGTAACGAGCGTATGAATCGCGGGCGGACGAATCGAGACGGCGATCGACCGGCGGCCCAGCTTCGTATGGTCGAGCAGCGCGACCACCCGCGAAACGCCGGAGGCCATCCGTTTTTTCAACTCGGCTTCGTACACGCTGAAATCGGTCATGCCCGCCTCCAGCGTGAACCCCTCGGACGACGTAAAAAACAGGTCGGCCTGCACATCCTCCAGGATTCCCTGGCCCAGCACCCCTTCGACGGTGCGCGAGCCCGGCCTGAGCACGCCCCCGATCAGAATAACGTTGATGCGGGGATTTTGGCTGAGCAGCATCGCCGCGTTCAATCCGTTCGTCACGACCGTCAAATAATCCAGATCGACGAGGCATTTCGCCAGCTCCAGGGCGGTCGTGCTCGCGTCCAGCATGACGCATTGGCCTTTGCTCACCAGACCGGCGGCGGCGCGTCCGATCGCCTGCTTCTCCGCGCGGTTCAGCTCGCTGCGCGACGATTCGATTCCCGCCGGCCCAAGCCCCGGGGAGGCAGCCGGAATCGCCCCGCCGTGCGTCCGCTCCAGCTTGCCCCCGTCCTCCAGCAGCTTGAGATCGGCGCGCAGCGTCCCTTCCGACACGCCGAACTCCGCGGCCAGCTCCTTGACGACGATTTCCTTCCGTTCCCGAAGCAGCTCCAATATCCGTTCCCTTCGTTGCGGGGCAAACATGCGCGATCGAACCCTCCCGGCGATTTGGTTTCCGATTCGTTGACTTTAGAATAACGGCAAACGACGACATTCCGCAACAAACGCCAATCGAACGCCGATCGGCTCCGCTACGGATCCAACTTGAAATCTTAAGCATTCTTAAGATTGTCCCGCCGCTAACACAAAAATCTTCGGTTAAGCTATAGTAAGGAGAAGAAACCGCAAGTTAGGAGTGCATACGCGTTGACTCGCCGAATTCTAATCGTGGACGACGACCGCGAAATCGCCGGCCTGATCGCTATATATATGAAGAACGAAGGCTTCGAGACGGAGCTGGCCCACGACGGGCAGGACGCTCTCGACAAGCTGGAATCGGGGGCGTACGATTTGGTCGTCCTGGACGTCATGATGCCGCGAATGGACGGTCTGGAGGCTTGCCGGCGCATTCGGGACCGCCAGGGAGGCATCCCTATTTTGATGGTCAGCGCCAAATCGGAGGACATGGACAAAATCCTCGGCCTGATCACCGGTGCCGACGACTACATGATGAAGCCCTTCAATCCGCTGGAGCTGCTGGCCCGGGTCAAATCGCTGCTGCGGCGGTCGTATCAGTACAATTCCGCCCTGTCGGCCGCCTCCCCGGAAGACGGAACGCTGACCGTCGGTCCGCTTCGCGTTCACAAAAAATCGCACACCGTCGAAGCGGACGGAAAGCCGATCCATTTGACCTCGACCGAATTCGGCATTTTGTATCTGCTCGCGAGCCATCCGGGCCGGGTGTTCAGCGCGGAGGAAATTTTCCAGCACGTTTGGAAAGAGAAGTTTTTCGATTCCAACAACACGGTCATGGTCCATATCAGCAAGCTTCGGGACAAGCTCGAACAGGAAACGAGCGACAAGCTCATCACGACGGTATGGGGGGTCGGCTACAAAATTGAACCCTAACCCGGTCGGCCGCATGGTCTGGCGTCTCATCTGGCATATCGTCTTCAGCGCGATTTTCGCCGTATGTACCGTCTACGTCCTGCTTGCGTCGGCCGCCTCCCTGGCCCGCAACACCCCGAAGGAGCTCGAAGCCGTACGCCGTTTCCTGTACCGGGTTTACGACCTTTTTTTCGCCCAATTCCCGGATTTCATGTTTTTCGCGGTCATCTTCGCCTTTTTCGTTCTGTACATGGTGCTGTTTCAAATCCGGCGATATCGGTACATCGCCGACATTAACCGCGCGATCGCCCACATCGCCGAAGGAAACTTCGACGACGAGGTTCCGGTCCGGCAGCGGAACGAGCTTCGGGAGCTGGCCGTCCATACGAACGGTCTCGTCGAACGGCTCAAACGCTCCCTCGACGAGGAACGCCGGGCGGAACAGACGAAAAACGAATTGATCACGAACGTCTCCCACGACTTGCGAACGCCGCTGACATCCATCCTCGGCTACCTCGGGCTCGTCGAGCAGGACCGTTACCGGGACGAAGTGGAGCTGCGCCACTACGTTGCGATCGCTTACGACAAGTCGCAGCGGCTCAACGTCCTCATCAACGACCTGTTCGCGTATACCCGGATGCGCAACGGAGCGATCGCCATGCAAAAGGTGAAGCTGAATCTGGTCGAGCTGATCGGGCAGCTGCTCGTCCACCACCGGCTCGCGATGAAGGACGCCGGAATGGAAAGCGCCGTGCATGCCGCCCAAAGCGAAATCGCGGTCATGGGCGATCCGAACCACCTCGCGCGCGTCTTCGAAAACCTGCTGACGAACGCGATTTCATACGGCAAAGACGGCCGGAAGGTCGACTTCCATGTCCGGCAAGCGGCGGAAATGGCCGTCGCGGAAGTCGTCAACTACGGCGATCCGATTCCTTCGACGGACCTGCCTTACATTTTCGACCGTTTTTATCGGGTGGACAAGTCGCGGACCGAGCATGACGGAGGCTCAGGCCTGGGCCTTGCCATCGTCAAAAGCCTCGTCGAGCTGCACGGCGGGCGGATCGAGGCGGAAAGCGACGCCTACCGGACCGTGTTTCGGGTGTTCCTGCCCGCGGCCGTTCCGGACGAACCCGAAGGGAAGAGGCCTCCGGCATGAGCTTTCATGTTCGCAACGCGCTGCTGTCGGCGGGACTTCCGGCGCTCCGTGTCCGTTTCTCCTCCGAATCGGATTTTTAAACCATTCTTAAGAAAAAATTACGATTTTGCTTCGGTTCCTTTAAACTTCTCCCCCTACAATGTTCCTTAGCGAAATTCAGGGGGAATACATGATGAAACGGCTGTTATTGGTTGCCTTCATTGCGCTCGTGGCGACGTTGACGATAAAAGGAAACGATTGGCTCGGCCAGGCCGAGGCCGAGTGGCCGGAATTTCAGGCCAAAGCGGTCGTCATGCTGAACGCGGATACCGGCGAGTGGTTGTATGCCGGCAACGGGGACAAGGCGCTGCCGCCCGCCAGCATGTCGAAAATGATGACCGAGCTGCTCATTCTGGAGGATGTTCGGGAAGGACGCCTCCGGTGGGAGGACGCCGTCGAAGCCAGCGACTACGCCGCGAACGCCCCCGGCGCCGAAATGAGGCTGAAAGCCGGGCAATCCTATACGGTGGAGGAGTTGTTCGCCGCGATGACGGTTCATTCCGCCAACGACGCCGCCGTGGCGCTGGCCGAGCGGTCGGCGGGCAGCGAAGCCGAATTCGTCGAACGGATGAACGCCAAAGCCCGCGAAATCGGCCTGTCCAAAAAAACCGCATTCGGAAACGCGACGGGACTGTCCCGCCAGGACTTGCTGGCGTTTGCGGAGGCTTCGTCCGCCAAGGATACGGTCATGACGGCCAAGGATGTCGCGCTGCTGGCCAGGCATTTGATCACGAGCTTTCCGGAGATCGTCCGGTTTACGACGGAGTCCGCCGCGCCGGGACCGGGCGAGAACGCGGGGGAAACGGTCCGGCTGCAGACGACCAACGAAATGCTCCCGGGGCAGCGTTTCGGCACGGCCGGCAACGACGGGTTGAAGACGGGCTATACGGAAAGCGCCGGCTATTGCTTCACGGGCTCCTTCCTTCGCGGCGGCGAGCGCTATATCACCGTCGTCATGGGGACGGAAACGCCGGAGGCGCGATTCGAGGAGACGGCTAAACTGCTCGATGCCGCCTGGGGAAAGGAGGGAACGCCGGGGTGAGCCCTTTCGAAAAGCGGGAAGCGCTCAAAACGCTCGAGACGCACTGCTACCGGATTTGCTTTTACCTGCTGAACGAGGAAAAAACCGCCTGCGAGGCGGCGAAGCGCGCCCTGATTCAACTGTACGGAGACGACGCCCTCTGGACGATGAACGAGCAACTCCGCGAAAACCGCATCCGGAAAATTTCCTCGTTTCACGCCTTGGCCGTGCGCGAAGGCGTTTCCCGATTTCGGACCTAGAAGATCGGCTCCCGTTTTCCGCTTGCGGACTTGCGGGAGCTTTTTTGATATGCGTCGCGGCTCCCGCAGGCCGTTACCGTTTTGAAACTATCCCACCGTATCGACACCTCCATACAAAAAAGTGCGCACTTCTCAACCGTTCCGATTCCTTTTATACTAAGCCAAAGCGATGCAAAGGGGGCTGTATAGTTGGAATACCGAATCCAAATGGGCGGCGGAAGCTTGGGCCTGGGCTCGCGAATCGCGACCGAGCCATGGACGGGGCCCTCCGAAGCCGCCCGGAGTTTGCCGGAATGGGAGCTGCCGGCGGGAACGTATCGGGCCAAAGACATTGTCCGCGAAGCCGGAACGATTCTGGAAGCGGTCTGCGTGCGACTCGGGGACGCCGCGATCGCCGAGCCGCTGCTGGACAATCTTCAGGCCAGCTTGGCGATTTCCGGCAGAGAGGCGGTACTGCCGTTCGCTTCGCTTGCCCTCGGGGACGAAACGAAAAGCGAATTCGTCCTTCAGGCGCAAACCATCGGAGCGTCGCTGGCAAGGTGGGCGCGGGAGTTTTGCGCCGAGAGGACAGGATGGAAACGGTACGGAGAAAAAGCCTTGGGCAGGCTTGTCCTGAGAAGCCGAGCAACCCTGCGCTTTGGACGGGCTACCGGAATACGTTAACGATCGTTGCCGGCGGCATCGTTCTCAACGTCTCCCTGACGGTATTGGCGGCCTACGTGCTTTCGCGCCGGAACGTGCTATGGAACAAATTTCTGACGATATTTATCGTCGTCACGATGTTTTTCAACGCTGGGCTCATTCCGTTTTATCTCGTCGTCAAGGGCTTGGGCATGATGAACACCTTGTGGGCGCTGCTCCTCCCTTTTGCCATCAAAACGTTCCATCTGATCATCGTGCGCACCGCTTTTTTATCGCTGCCTCCCGAGCTCGAGGAGTCGGCGCAGATCGACGGCGCCAATCACCTGACCACGCTGCTCAAAATCGTCGTTCCTCTGTCCATGCCGGTCATTAGCGTTATCGTCCTTTATACGGCGGTAGACAAATGGAACATGTGGTTTATCCCTTCCGTGTTTATTCAGGATCGAACGCTGTATCCGCTGCAACTCGTCCTGCGCGAAATTTTGATCAACGACGCGACAGACAACATCTCGTTCGGAGCGGGAGTCGGGGAAGCGCGAAAAATCGGCGAAACGATCAAATACGCCACGATCGTTATCGCCACCTTGCCCGTGCTGTTTATTTATCCGTTTTTGCAGAAGTACTTCGTGAAAGGCGCCCTTATCGGGGCAGTCAAAGGTTAATGCGTTTGAAACGAAAGGCTCGCATGTCCGTTATTCGCGGACCGTTGGAGTTCCCCCGCCGATCGCCGAGCGTCGGGGTGTGTCTTTTTCGGCAAGCGCCGGTTCCCGGGTTCCCTTTAGCGGAACCTTTTTTTATGGAAAAAGGGTTGCTTCTAACGTAACGTCAAGTTCTACAATGGGAATGGGAGGGAACAGCCTATGACCCGTTACATGTCCATCGGCGAATTCGCCAAGCTTACCGGCGTCAGCCAGCGGACGCTTCGCTACTACGACCAGATCGGCCTGCTCGCGCCAAGCCATATCAGCGATTCCGGACGCCGCTTTTATGACGAAAGCGATCTGATCCCGCTTCAGCACATCATCGCTTTGAAGTATCTGGAGTTTTCGCTGGATGAAATCCGCGCCGCTTTGCCCCAGCGTCCGGCAAGCCTGAAAGAATCGCTTGCGCTGCAAAAAGAGGCGATCCGGCGCAAGCAAGATCAGCTCGCCCAAATGCAAAAGGCGATCGACTACAGCTTGTCCGTGATGGAGGACGGAGAGCTCGATACCCAGTTGATCAGCTTCCTCATTCATAGCGTGCTGAAGGAAAAGGAGCACCTGCGCTGGCTCGCGCAGCATTTCCCGGAACCGACCGTCGAGACGTTGACGGAAGTCATGCGAACCCGGGAGCTGGAGCTGACGAAGCGGTCCGTCGACATCATGCAAGCGTTGAAGCGCGACCTGCCGCTGTACGAGCCCGGGCATCCGCGGTTGCAGTCTCATGTCGCGCAGTTGATGGAGCAGGTTGCGGAAATATTCGGTCCGGGGTTCAGGCTCGAGGACCTCGATATTGATGCGGAAGCGCTGGATCATGTCCCGGACGCCCACGTCTCCCCGTTTACCCGCGAGGAAGAAGAAAAGCTCCAGCAAGTGTTCGAATGCTACGCGCAGCAGCAGAAGGGGGAAAAGACCGATGTATGAGCAGCCATCCGCAGCAGGGGGAAAAGCCGCCTTGCAGGAGCAGCCCGACGCCATGCCGGTAAAAAAGATGTCGCCGGAACAATCGCACGCTTCCGATGAAAAAACCGCGCCGTCGGAGCGGCCGGCCGTTTCGGCGACGGCCTGGCGCAACTTCATTTCACTGCTGAAAATCGGAAAGCCCGCCAAAAAAATTCTCGTGTTCGCCGCCGCGCTCAGCTTGCTCGAAGCGGCCGCCGGATTGGTCGTCCCGCTGTTTGCGCGCGACTTCATCAATCGCTTTGCCGACATCGGGTTCAGCGCGGCCCTGATCGCGGGACTGGTCGCCGCCTTCGTCATGCAGGCGCTGGCGGGAGGCGTCGCCCACTACTTGCTGAACGCAACCGGCGAGCGAATCGTCGCGGGCATTCGCAGGCGCCTGTGGGGCCACGCGCTGGAATTGCCGGTCGCCTATTACGACAAGCACGAGTCCGGCGAGCTGATGAGCCGGATCACGCAGGACACGAGCGCGATCAAGACGCTCGTCGCCAGCCACCTCGGCACGTTCGTCTCCGGCATCGTCTCCATCGCGGGCGCCGTGATCCTGCTGTTCGTCATGGACTGGCGCATGACCGTCATTCTGCTTTCCGCCATTCCTCTTTCCATGCTTGTCCTCGTGCCGTTCGGCAGAAAAATCTACCGCATCTCCCTGCAGGCGCAGGACGAAATGGCCGGCTTCAGCGCGAATCTCGGCCGCGTGCTCAGCGAAATCCGGCTCGTCAAGGCATCGAACGCCCAAGCTCCGGAACGAAAACGCGGCGGCCTCCAAATCGACAACCTGCTGCGCTTCGGCTTGAAGGAAGCGGTCGTGCAAGCCGTCGTCGCCCCGGTCATGACGACCGTCATTCTGATCGTCTTCGTCGTCATCATCGGCTACGGCGGCGCCCGGGTCGCATCCGGCGACCTGCTGGCGGGAACGCTCGTCGCGATTCTGATCTACTTGTTCCAGATCATAACGCCGTTTACGATGATGGCGTCCTTCTTCACCGCCTTTCAGAAGGCGATGGGCGCCAGCGAGCGCATCCAGGAGTTGCTGAATACGGCGGGAGAGCAGGCGTCGGGACTGGAGGGCGGCGCTTCCGGTTCGGACGCATCCGGCGACGGCCGCGTTCCGTCGCCCGAGGATCGGACCCGCGACCGGAATGCATCCGGGCGCCGCGCCCCGCTTCCCGCTGTCGCGGCGGCCGATTCGGGCGAAATACTTTCGCGACATCGCTCGGGATCTCCCGGCGGTTCGACCGCCGCGTTAACGGAACACGGGGTCAAGCCGGATTTTTCCCGTCCCCTCGTTTTCGAAGACGTCTCTTTCGGCTACGATGCGGACAAAAAAATTTTAACGAACGTCCGCTTTACCGTTTTCCCGGGGCAAACCGTCGCGTTCGTCGGCCCGAGCGGCGCGGGCAAAACGACGGTCTTCTCGCTGATTGAAAGGTTTTACCTGCCGACGGACGGCCAAATCCGGCTCGGGGATACGGACATCTCGGCCATCTCCTTGCCGCAATGGCGCTGCGAAATCGGCTACGTTTCCCAGGACAGCCCGCTCATGTCCGGCACGATCCGGGAAAATATTTGTTACGGCATCGAACGCCCGATTTCCGACCGGGAGCTGGCGGAGGCGGCCGAACTGGCCAATGCGGCGGAGTTCGTCGCCAAGCTGCCGCAGGGCTTCGACACCGAAGTGGGCGAACGCGGCGTCCGGCTGTCCGGCGGTCAGCGCCAGCGCATCGCCATCGCGCGGGCGCTGCTGCGCAACCCCCGGCTGCTGCTGCTGGACGAAGCGACGTCGAACCTGGACAGCGAATCGGAAGCGCTCGTGCAGCACGCGCTGCAAAATTTGAAAAAAGACCGCACGACGCTCGTCATCGCGCACCGCCTGTCCACCGTTTTCGAAGCCGATCAAATTCTCGTGCTCGAACGCGGAACCGTGACCGGCAGCGGCACGCACGAACAATTGCTGAGCGGCCATCCTCTCTACCGCAAGCTCGTCCGGCAGCAGATGAAGGCTGCGCTTCCGGCGAACGACGGCGAGGAGGCGGAGGTTAAGGCTGCAGAGATTAAGGTTCCGGAAACTCCGTAGGGGGCAGGGGCGCCCGAAGGGTTGCCAGTTCCGCGTCCCGGGCTTTATGATAGGAGGGATAAAAAGAGACAAACAGGATAGGAGATAACGGCCTTGGCATATAAAATCGTATTTTTCGATATCGACGGCACCTTGGTAGACGAGGAAAAGAAAATCCCGTTAGACGCGGTCCAAGCCGTCCGCGCGCTGCGGGAAAAGGGAGTCGTTACGGCGATCGCGACGGGACGCGCGCCTTACTTTTTCCAATCGATCGCCGAGCAGCTCGGCATCCGCACTTTCGTCAGCTTGAACGGCGCCTACGTCGTGCACGAAGGCGCCCCATTTACAAGCATTCGATTCAACGCGAGGCGTTGAAACAGCTGGTTTCGCTGGCCGAGGCACACGGGCATCCGCTCGTATTCGAGGGCAGCGAAGGCTATTTTGCCAATACGGAAGACCATCCGCACATGCTGGAGTCGGTCAACTCGCTCAAAGTCGAGCTGCCGGGCTACAACCCCTCGTTCTGGGAATCGGACGACATTTTCCAGGTGTTCCTGCATTGCGAGTCGCACGAAGAGCACCTTTATGAACCGCTGTTGTCCGAGCTGCGGCTCGTCCGCTGGCATCCTTCGGCGCTCGACGTGCTGCCCGTCGGCGGCTCCAAGGCGCTCGGCATCGAGCAGCTGCTCGCGCATCTCGGCATCGCCAAGGAAGAAGCGGTCGCCTTCGGCGACGGCCTGAACGACAAAGAGATGCTGTCGTACGTCGGCCTCGGCATCGCGATGGGCAACGCCCACGAACAGCTGAAGCCGTTTGCGGACTACGTCACGTCCGACGTGGACAAGGGCGGCATTGCGGGCGGCTTGCGTTACGCGGGATTGCTCTGACGGATCATGCTCGCCGGCGCCCGGCACGCGCCTGTCGCAACGCGCGATAGGCGCTGCCCGATCCCGGTTCGCTCCCCTTGAAGCAACCGTGCCGCCACTGCCGTCACGCTTCGTATCGCGATGCCTCGCGGGCGCCACCCGCTTTGAAACTGGTTTCGTTTGAACGGGGCCGGAGACGGCCCGCCAGCCGAATTAGCGGTCGCCGGAGGCCGTTATTTCGCTTGAGCGACGCCGAAAACGGCCCGCCACCCGAATTAACGGTCGCTGAAGGCCGTTATTCCCGAAAAATCGTGTGATTTGGGTAAATAGCGGCCCCGGGAGACCGCTATTTCGCTTGAACGAGATGGGGTGCTGCCGGCCCATAACGTCTGGGAGGGCAGCCTCTTTTTCACACGCTTTTTGCCATAATCGACTCCCGCATCGCTTCCCGCTCGTCCGGCGTCAGGCGCGGGCAGTTAAAGCACTTCTCGCCCCCCTCGCGGCAGTAATACATGCAGCAGGCGGAACGAATCATCCACTGCTCCCCGGACGGTAGGGGCTTTCCACGAAGCGCGGCCGATGCGGGAACGGATTGCGGCGGCGGTTGAACCAGTCGGCCGGCACCGTTTCGGTCAAAACCCGGTAGTCGTGCTCAAGCCTCGCCAGCGCTTCTTCCCCTTTTTCCATCTCCGCGATCATGCCCTTCACCCGGAGCATGTGCGCGCCGAATTGTCCCCATACAAGCTCGGGCTTCAATCCCGCGCATCCCGCGATCGTCTCGATCGCAGGCGCGACGGACTCGCGAATGAATGGTTCCCACTCCCGCATGATGAACGCTTCGCGCTCCGGACCCGGCTTGTCGGGCACATCCTTGTACCGGGCTTCTTTTATTTTGAACCCGAGGTGGGCATGGTCCCGTGAGACTCCAATTGGAACGTTAAATTAGACAAAGACAAGTCCGGCATCCGATTGTGCTGAACGATGAAAATCAGCGAGACGGCGCACAAGTTGCACAGCGTCATTCCCGCAAACGATACCGGCAGCTCCAAGCCCGTCGCCCGAACGAGCCTGCCGCCGCTTTCCAGCACCGGAAGCAGCTTCCCGCCGTCAAGCAGATCCGTTCCTTCCACCTCGACAAGCGGGTGCTCCATCCCCTCGAGCGAAATATGAAAATAGCGCTTCACCAACGAAAAATCGATATCCGTGGACATGCGAACCCTCCCGCGCCTTTCTTTGCTCTCATCATACCTCGGGAGGAGTCGGTAATCAATGAGAAAGATTATTATTGTCGGCGAGAAGCAACCGCCGTTCGTACGACCATTGCCCTCGCCTTATAAGAAAGCGCCTTGCGGGCCTTCGCGGGTTCGGCTTTTCTTTGGTCGCTTCCGTCCGCCGCCGTAACCCCAGTCCGAGAGCTTCGGGCAGCAACCAACGCGCTTGGCCTCGCTGGATTTTATCCAATCAAAACCGGCTTTTTCGCGAAA
Coding sequences within it:
- a CDS encoding ABC transporter ATP-binding protein: MYEQPSAAGGKAALQEQPDAMPVKKMSPEQSHASDEKTAPSERPAVSATAWRNFISLLKIGKPAKKILVFAAALSLLEAAAGLVVPLFARDFINRFADIGFSAALIAGLVAAFVMQALAGGVAHYLLNATGERIVAGIRRRLWGHALELPVAYYDKHESGELMSRITQDTSAIKTLVASHLGTFVSGIVSIAGAVILLFVMDWRMTVILLSAIPLSMLVLVPFGRKIYRISLQAQDEMAGFSANLGRVLSEIRLVKASNAQAPERKRGGLQIDNLLRFGLKEAVVQAVVAPVMTTVILIVFVVIIGYGGARVASGDLLAGTLVAILIYLFQIITPFTMMASFFTAFQKAMGASERIQELLNTAGEQASGLEGGASGSDASGDGRVPSPEDRTRDRNASGRRAPLPAVAAADSGEILSRHRSGSPGGSTAALTEHGVKPDFSRPLVFEDVSFGYDADKKILTNVRFTVFPGQTVAFVGPSGAGKTTVFSLIERFYLPTDGQIRLGDTDISAISLPQWRCEIGYVSQDSPLMSGTIRENICYGIERPISDRELAEAAELANAAEFVAKLPQGFDTEVGERGVRLSGGQRQRIAIARALLRNPRLLLLDEATSNLDSESEALVQHALQNLKKDRTTLVIAHRLSTVFEADQILVLERGTVTGSGTHEQLLSGHPLYRKLVRQQMKAALPANDGEEAEVKAAEIKVPETP
- a CDS encoding sensor histidine kinase, which encodes MNPNPVGRMVWRLIWHIVFSAIFAVCTVYVLLASAASLARNTPKELEAVRRFLYRVYDLFFAQFPDFMFFAVIFAFFVLYMVLFQIRRYRYIADINRAIAHIAEGNFDDEVPVRQRNELRELAVHTNGLVERLKRSLDEERRAEQTKNELITNVSHDLRTPLTSILGYLGLVEQDRYRDEVELRHYVAIAYDKSQRLNVLINDLFAYTRMRNGAIAMQKVKLNLVELIGQLLVHHRLAMKDAGMESAVHAAQSEIAVMGDPNHLARVFENLLTNAISYGKDGRKVDFHVRQAAEMAVAEVVNYGDPIPSTDLPYIFDRFYRVDKSRTEHDGGSGLGLAIVKSLVELHGGRIEAESDAYRTVFRVFLPAAVPDEPEGKRPPA
- a CDS encoding (2Fe-2S)-binding protein, which produces MIRSACCMYYCREGGEKCFNCPRLTPDEREAMRESIMAKSV
- a CDS encoding MerR family transcriptional regulator; the protein is MTRYMSIGEFAKLTGVSQRTLRYYDQIGLLAPSHISDSGRRFYDESDLIPLQHIIALKYLEFSLDEIRAALPQRPASLKESLALQKEAIRRKQDQLAQMQKAIDYSLSVMEDGELDTQLISFLIHSVLKEKEHLRWLAQHFPEPTVETLTEVMRTRELELTKRSVDIMQALKRDLPLYEPGHPRLQSHVAQLMEQVAEIFGPGFRLEDLDIDAEALDHVPDAHVSPFTREEEEKLQQVFECYAQQQKGEKTDV
- a CDS encoding carbohydrate ABC transporter permease, translating into METVRRKSLGQACPEKPSNPALWTGYRNTLTIVAGGIVLNVSLTVLAAYVLSRRNVLWNKFLTIFIVVTMFFNAGLIPFYLVVKGLGMMNTLWALLLPFAIKTFHLIIVRTAFLSLPPELEESAQIDGANHLTTLLKIVVPLSMPVISVIVLYTAVDKWNMWFIPSVFIQDRTLYPLQLVLREILINDATDNISFGAGVGEARKIGETIKYATIVIATLPVLFIYPFLQKYFVKGALIGAVKG
- a CDS encoding response regulator transcription factor, translated to MTRRILIVDDDREIAGLIAIYMKNEGFETELAHDGQDALDKLESGAYDLVVLDVMMPRMDGLEACRRIRDRQGGIPILMVSAKSEDMDKILGLITGADDYMMKPFNPLELLARVKSLLRRSYQYNSALSAASPEDGTLTVGPLRVHKKSHTVEADGKPIHLTSTEFGILYLLASHPGRVFSAEEIFQHVWKEKFFDSNNTVMVHISKLRDKLEQETSDKLITTVWGVGYKIEP
- a CDS encoding DeoR/GlpR family DNA-binding transcription regulator, with product MFAPQRRERILELLRERKEIVVKELAAEFGVSEGTLRADLKLLEDGGKLERTHGGAIPAASPGLGPAGIESSRSELNRAEKQAIGRAAAGLVSKGQCVMLDASTTALELAKCLVDLDYLTVVTNGLNAAMLLSQNPRINVILIGGVLRPGSRTVEGVLGQGILEDVQADLFFTSSEGFTLEAGMTDFSVYEAELKKRMASGVSRVVALLDHTKLGRRSIAVSIRPPAIHTLVTDAAAEPAFVKRLERERIRVMIAE
- a CDS encoding D-alanyl-D-alanine carboxypeptidase family protein, with the protein product MMKRLLLVAFIALVATLTIKGNDWLGQAEAEWPEFQAKAVVMLNADTGEWLYAGNGDKALPPASMSKMMTELLILEDVREGRLRWEDAVEASDYAANAPGAEMRLKAGQSYTVEELFAAMTVHSANDAAVALAERSAGSEAEFVERMNAKAREIGLSKKTAFGNATGLSRQDLLAFAEASSAKDTVMTAKDVALLARHLITSFPEIVRFTTESAAPGPGENAGETVRLQTTNEMLPGQRFGTAGNDGLKTGYTESAGYCFTGSFLRGGERYITVVMGTETPEARFEETAKLLDAAWGKEGTPG